Genomic DNA from Thermosipho ferrireducens:
CAAGAGCATCCAATAATTTTTTAGTTAATGAAAACATTTTCTTTTTTGAAAAAATAAAAGATTTAACATTTCCCACAAAAATGCTTTCTGCGACTGTTAAATCTTCAAACAAATTGACTTCCTGGTGTATTGTTGCTATTCCTGCATTAATTGCCTCGGTTGGACTTGAAAAAAATAGTTCTTTATCAAAATAAATCATCCTTCCACTATCAGGCTTGTGAACACCACTTATTATCTTTATCAAAGTACTTTTTCCTGCACCGTTCTCTCCTAAAAGTGCATGAACTTCTCCTTTGTTTAAATCAAAATCCACTTTATCCAGAGCAAGAACTCCGGGAAATTGTTTTATGATCTTCTTCATTTTCAAAATTTGCATCAAAAGATCACCCCGGAAACTAAAATAGCATTTGAATAGGGAATTATTTCGCCTGTTCTAACCACCGCCACTGTATCTTCGGAAATCTTTTTCAATTCGGTATGAGAAACTTTTAGTATCTCAGCATTTGGCAAATATTTAACAATCATTGCAACAAATTTTTCATTGGATTCTTCTGCCACAATTACTTTTTCAACGTATAACTCTTTTAATATAACTTTTAAGACTTCTTCAAAACAAGGCTTTTCTTTGTCAATAACTAAATCTATTCTTTCTACATTCTTTGGTACTGGAAAACCTAAATCCACAATTGCTAATTTATCAAGATGTCCCATTGAGGCTATTACCTGTGCCAATTTAGAATTAAATATCCCATCTTTTTTCAAACTTTCACCTCCTGTTGAAAACGTTTTCGAAAACGTTTTCAAACAAATGCTATCAAAATAATAAGTGTAATGTCAAATGTAAATGTTGTACAAAAATTTGTAATTTTTATTTGAGATGACTATT
This window encodes:
- the rbsD gene encoding D-ribose pyranase produces the protein MKKDGIFNSKLAQVIASMGHLDKLAIVDLGFPVPKNVERIDLVIDKEKPCFEEVLKVILKELYVEKVIVAEESNEKFVAMIVKYLPNAEILKVSHTELKKISEDTVAVVRTGEIIPYSNAILVSGVIF